AGCACGTCGCCGACCCGGCGCCCGGCCTCCCGGGCCAGCGCCGCCGCCTCCGGGTGCCCCGCCGCCAGCAGCTCCCGCACGTCCGAGCCGGAGGCGGCCGGCACCCCGGAGGCCGCGAGCCGGCGGGCCACCGCGCCGCCGCTCGCCACGGCGGCCAGACAGCCGTACGAACCGCAGCGGCACAGCGCGTCCGTGCCCACCCGGATGTGCCCGATGTCGCCCGCGCCGCCGTCGACGCCCCGGTAGATCGAGCCGTCGACCACCACCCCGGCACCTATCCCCGTGGACACCTTGACCAGCACGAAGGCCGCGCAGCCGGGGTGTCCCGCGCGCTGCTCGCCGTAGGCCATGAGGTTGGCGTCGTTGTCCACGAGGACCGGGACCGGCGCCGCCCCGGTGTGTTCGGTGAAGGCGCGCGAGAGGCGGCCGGTTATGTCGTAGCCGTCCCAGCCGGGCATCATCGGCGGCTGCACCACCCGGCCGGTCTCGCTCTCCACCGGACCCGGCACCGCGAGCCCGATCCCGCACACCTCGCCCGCGCGCCGCCCGGCCTTCTCCAGCAACGTGCCGAACCAGCGCCCGAGTTCGGCCAGCACGGGCTCCGGGCCGTCCTCGAGCACCAGGGTGCCGGAGTGCTCGGCCAGGAGTTCGCCGGTCAGCGAGAGGACGGCGGCCCGGGCGTGCCGGGTGTCCAGGTCGGCGGCGAGGACGACCGCGTGGGAGCCGTCGAACTCCAGGGTGATGGACGGGCGTCCGCCGAGCGGGGAGCCGACCGGGCCGCCGGCGCCCTCGCGCAGCCAGCCGGCCCGGAACAGCCGGTCCAGGCGCTGGCCGACGGTCGCGCGGGACAGTCCGGTCGCCTCCTGGAGCGCGCCCCGGGTCACCGCCCGTCCGTTGCGCACCAGTTCGAGCAGATCGCCGGCGCCCGCCTGACTGCCGCTCCTGGTGTGGCTCCCGGTCCTGCCCGGTCGTCCGGTCATGCGCACCCCCCTCTTGTGTTTCCCAAGCCTGCATTACATAGTGGGTTTTGCTTGTTAAATAGGCGTAACTCGACGACGGCCACGACCGAACCCGAGGGTCGCGCGGCCGTCCGGACGTCATCGTCTCCGGGGAGCCCCGAGTGGACCGCACCGCCCAACTCACCGCCCTTGGGGCGGAGTACGAGTCCGACTGCCGCCTGTGCGCCGCTACCGCGCGGGTGCTGGACGCCAACTGGACGGGCAGCTCGACGGTCCCCTCCCGCCGTCTGTACCCGCACCAGTGGTCCTGGGACTCGGCGTTCATCGCGATCGGGCTGCGGCACCTGTCGCCGCTGCGCGCCCAGACCGAACTGGAGACGCTGCTGGCCGCCCAGTGGGCCGACGGGCGCGTGCCGCACATCGTCTTCAACCCCTCCGTCCCGTCCGGCGCCTACTTCCCCGGCCCCGGCTTCTGGCGCTCCACCACCGCCGGACGCGCCGCGGGCGCCCCGCGCACCGTACAGACGTCGGGCATCGTGCAGCCACCGGTGCACGCGCTCGCGGCCTGGCTGGTGCACCGCGCCGACCCCGGGCTCTCCGCCGCCCGGGGCTTCCTGGCCCGGGTCTACCCGCGACTGGCCGCCTGGCACCGCTACCTGCTGCACCGCCGCGACCTGGGCGGCGGCGGTCTGGTGTCCGTGGTGCACCCCTGGGAGCAGGGGATGGACAACAGCCCCTGCTGGGACGCCCCGCTCGCCCGGATCGCCCCCGCCCCGGCCCGCTCCTTCCGCCGCGCCGACCTCGCCCACGGCGCGCCCGAGGACCGGCCGACGGACCTGGACTACGGACGGTACGTGCGGCTGGCCGCCGACTACCGGGACGCCGGGTACGCCGACGGGCACGGCGAGTTCGCCGTCGAGGACCCGGCCTTCAACGCCCTGCTCGTCGCCTCCGAACACGCCCTCGCGCTGATCGCCTCCGAACTCGGCGCGACCGCCACCGCCCGCCACGCCCGCGCCGAACGGCTGACGGCGGCGCTGGTGGACCGGCTGTGGAGCCCGCGGTCGGGGATGTTCCTGTGCCGGGACCTGCGCGGCGGCGGCCTGCTCCCGGAACGCGGCGTGTCCGGCCTCGTCCCGCTCGTCCTCCCGTCCCTGCCCCGCGAGTTGGCCGCCGCGCTCGTCCGCACCCTGGCCGGCCCCCACTTCGGGCTCGGCACCCGCACCCGGCTCGTGCCCAGTTACGACCTGCTCGGGGAGGCGTTCGACCCGCACCGCTACTGGCGCGGGCCGGCCTGGTTCAACACCGGCTGGCTGCTGGAGCGCGGGCTGCGGCTGCACGGCGAGCCGGCACCGGCCGACGCGCTGCGCACGGCGCTGCTGGAGCTGGCCGAGAAGACCGGCTTCGCGGAGTACGTCGACCCGTACACGGGCGAGGCCTGTGGCGCGAGCGGCTTCGGCTGGACCGCCGCACTCGCACTCGACCTGCATAAAGAGCTTCTCAAGCGCCCGCAAGGGGGCGTGTCCAAGTCAGGCACCGGCACGTTCGACACAAGTGACGAGGGAAGGGACCGGGGATGACCGACCGGCATCATCTGCTCGTGCACGGCGCGACGTTCGCCGCCGTGGGCGATCGGGGCGACATCAGCGGGGTCCGGGGCGGCGGCTCCCCGGACGGGTTGTTCGTGCGCGACGCCCGCCATCTCAGCCGCTGGCAGCTCACCGTGGACGGCGCGGTGCCCGAGGTGCTCACGCCGGTCGCGGACGGCGACACCGCGCGTTGTGTCCTCGTCCCGCGCGGCGGCCGGCCGGAGCCCCCGGCGCACACCCTCTTCCGTGAACAGGCGGCCGGTGACAGCTCGTTCGTGGAGACGGTGCGGGTGACCAGCAACCGCCCGGTGCCCACCACCATCCGGCTGGCCATCACCGCCGACGCCGACTTCACCGACCAGTTCGAGCTGCGCCCCGACCACCGCACCTACGTCAAGGCGGGCGCCCTGCGCTCCCGGGTCGTCATGGACGACGGCATCGAGTTCACCTACCGGCGCGCGGAATGGCGGTCCTGCACGACCATCACGGCCGACCCGGCGCCGGACGCCGTGGAGGAGACCGGCACCGGCGCCCGCCGGCTGGTGTGGACGCTGGAGCTGCCCCCGCACGGCACGCGCGAGCTGGTGCTGCGGGTGATGGCGCGCCCGCACGGCGACCGGCGCGCGCTGCGCGTGCCCCGCGACCCGGCCGCCGTGCACGGCCAACTCACCGCCGAACAGGACGCGTTCGTACAGGACGTGGCCTTCCCCACCGGCTGGCCGGAGCTGGCGGCGGCCTGCGCCCGGGGCCTGACGGACCTCGCGGGACTCCAGATCCCGGCCACCGGGCCGGACGGCGAGGAGCTGCGGGTGCCGGCCGGCGGCGCCCCCTGGTACCTCACGCTGCTCGCCCGGGACGCCCTGCTCACCTCCCTGTTCGCGCTCCCGTACCGCACCGGCCCGGCCGCCGGCACCCTCCTCGCCCTCGCCGCGACCCAGGCGACCGGCGCCGGCGCCTCGGGGACCGCGCAGCCGGGCAAGATCGTGCACGAGGTACGGCACGGGGAACTGGCGCACTTCGGGCAGGTGCCGTACGGCCGTTACTACGGCTCGGTCGACGCGACGCCGCTCTTCCTGATCCTCCTCGGCGCCTACACCGAGCAGACCGGCGACCCGGCCCTCGCCCGCCGGCTGGAGCCGCACGCGCGCGCCGCCGTCTCCTGGATGCTGGACCACGGCGGCCTCACCTCCCGCGGCTACCTCGTCTACCGCGCCGACGAGGGCGGCCTCGCCAACCAGAACTGGAAGGACTCCCCGGGCGCGATCTGCTGCGCCGACGGCACCCGGCCGAGCGGGGCGGTGATGGCGGCGGGCGCCCAGGGGTACGCGTACGACGCGCTGCGCCGCACGGCGTGGGTGGCGCGCACGGTGTGGTCCGACGGGACGTACGCGGCGCTGCTGGAGCAGTCGGCCGCCGATCTGCGCGACCGCTTCCAGCGGGACTTCTGGCTGCCGGACCGTTCCTTCCCGGCGCTGGCCCTGGACGGCGAGGGCCGCCGGATCGACGCGCTGGCCTCGGACGCGGGACACCTGCTGTGGACCGGCCTGCTGGACAAGGAGTACGGCGAGGTGGTGGGCCGCCGGCTGCTGGAACCCGACTTCTTCTCCGGCTGGGGGGTGCGCACGCTGGCCGCGGGCCAGCCCGCCTACCATCCGCTCTCGTACCACCGCGGCTCGGTCTGGCCGCACGACAACGCCCTGATCGCCCTCGGCCTGGCCCGCTACGGCCTGCACGACGAGGCGCGGGCCATCGCGCACGCCCTGGTCGACGCCGCCACGGCCGGCGGCCACCGCCTCCCCGAGGTGCTGGCGGGCTACCCGCGCTCCACGCACCCCGAGCCGGTCCCCTATCCGCACGCCTGCGCCCGCGAGTCACGCTCGGCGGCGGCGCCCCTGGCGCTGCTGACGGCGGTGGGGGGCGCCTGAGCCGGATCGGCGGCCGGGGCGGGAGCAGCCCCGGGAGCAGCCGGGAGCGGCGCGGACCGGGCGGGCGAGGACGGCTCAGCCGCCCGACGTGTCCAGTTCCGCGTCCGCGCTCACGCCCGCGCAGTCGTAGGGGTCCTTCAGCCAGCCGTCCGGCAGCACCACCCGGTTGTTGCCGGAGGTCCGGCCGCGCGGGCCGTCCGCGCCGGCGGGCCACTCCTGGGCGAGGTCCAGTTCGTCGAGGCCGGCCCGCAGTTCCTCCAGGGACGAGGTGATCGCGAGCCGCTTGCGCATCTCGGAACCGACGGCGAAGCCCTTCAGGTACCAGGCGACGTGCTTGCGGAAGTCGATCACGCCCTTGGACTCGTCCCCGAGCCACTCCCCCAGCAGCCGGGCGTGCCGCACCATCACGTCGGCGACCTCCCGCAGCGTGGGCCGCCGGTGGTCGGTGCGCCCCTCGAACGCGGCGACGAGGTCCGCGAACAGCCACGGCCGCCCCAGGCAGCCCCGGCCCACGACCACCCCGTCGCACCCGGTCTCGCGGACCATGCGCAGCGCGTCCTGCGCGGACCAGATGTCGCCGTTGCCGAGCACGGGGATCTCGGGCACGTGCTCCTTCAGGCGCGCGATGGCCGACCAGTCGGCGGTGCCGCCGTAGTGCTGCGCGGCGGTACGGCCGTGCAGCGCGATCGCCGTCACGCCCTCCTCGACGGCGATGCGGCCGGCGTCGAGGTAGGTCATGTGGTCGTCGTCGATGCCCTTGCGCATCTTCATCGTCACCGGCAGGTCGCCCGCGCCGGAGACCGCCTCGCGCAGGATCGCCCGCAGCAGGTTCCGCTTGTACGGCAGCGCCGAGCCGCCGCCCTTGCGGGTCACCTTGGGCACCGGGCAGCCGAAGTTCAGGTCGATGTGGTCGGCGAGGTCCTCCTCCGCGATCATGCGGACGGCCTTGCCGACGGTCGCCGGGTCCACGCCGTACAGCTGGATGGAGCGCGGCGTCTCGCTCGCGTCGAAGTGGATCAGCTGCATGGTCTTCTCGTTGCGCTCGACCAGCGCCCGGGTCGTGATCATCTCGCTGACGAACAGGCCCTTGCCCCCGCTGAACTCCCGGCACAGGGTGCGGAAGGGGGCGTTGGTGATGCCCGCCATGGGTGCGAGCACCACGGGCGGCGTCACGGCGTGCGGGCCGATGGTCAGCGGGTGGGTCATCAGACGGCTCCGGAACGGCTGTACAACGGAAGAACGGCGTGGGACAGGACCCATTGTCCCTCACCGGCCGGGGTGCCAGCCCTCGCATGCCCGGAATCCGCCCGACACCGTGTAATAGTCATTAGTTAGACGCACTATCGAAATCGGCGTACGATGACGGCCATGCCAGAGTTGAGTCACCGCAGGCGCATGCTCGTGCTTGCGATCTGCTGCATGAGCCTGCTGATCGTGAGCCTCGACAACACCGTGCTGAACGTGGCGCTGCCCTCCATGCAGCGCGATCTGCACGCCACCACTTCGGGTCTGCAGTGGACCATCGACGCCTACACCCTCGTCCTCGCCTCGCTGCTGATGCTGGCGGGTTCCACGGCCGACCGGATCGGCCGCAAGCGCGTCTTCATGGCCGGTCTCACGGTCTTCACCATCGGCTCGGTGCTCTGTTCGCTCGCGCCCGACCTGTCGCTGCTCGTCGTCTTCCGCATGATCCAGGCGGTGGGCGGCTCGATGCTCAACCCGGTCGCGATGTCGATCATCACCAACACCTTCACCGACGCCCGTGAGCGCGCCCGCGCGATCGGCGCCTGGGGCGCCGTGGTCGGCATATCCATGGCCGCGGGACCGCTGGTCGGCGGGCTGCTCGTGCAGAGCGTGAGCTGGCGCGCGATCTTCTGGATCAACCTTCCGATCGGCCTGGCGGCCCTGCTGCTCACCCTGCGCTTCGTGCCGGAGTCCCGCGCCCCCAAGGCCCGCCGTCCCGACCCGGCCGGGCAGGTGCTGGTCATCGCCCTGTTCGGCGCGCTGACGTACGGCATCATCCAGGCGCCGGAGTCCGGTACCGGCTCGGTCGCGCCGTACTTCGTGATCGCCGCCCTGGCCCTCGCGGCCCTGCTCTGGTACGAGCCCAGGCGTGCCGAACCCCTCATCGACCTGCGCTTCTTCCGCTCCGCTCCGTTCAGCGGCGCGACCGTGATCGCCATCTGCGCCTTCTCCGCGCTCGGCGGCTTCCTGTTCATGTCGACGCTGTACCTCCAGAACGTGCGCGGCCTCGACGCCCTGCACGCGGGCCTGTGGATGCTGCCCATGGCCGTGCCGACGTTCCTGTGCGCGCCGCTGTCCGGCCGGCTGGTCGGCACGCGCGGCCCCCGGGTGCCGCTGCTGATCGCCGGTACCGCGATGACCGTGAGCGCCGTCCTGTTCGCGGTGTTCGAGGCGGAGACCTCGAACGTCACCCTGTTCCTCGGCTACGTGCTGTTCGGCGTCGGCTTCGGCTTCGTCAACGCGCCGATCACCAACACGGCCGTCTCCGGCATGCCCCGCACCCAGGCCGGGGTCGCCGCCGCCGTCGCCTCCACCAGCCGGCAGCTCGGCCAGGCCCTCGGCGTCGCGGTGATCGGCGCCGTGCTCGCCTCCGGCATCGGCGCGTCGTCCTACCGCGCCGCGTTCGTCTCCGCCGCCCGTCCCGGCTGGTGGATCCTCACCGTCTGCGGTGTCGCCGTGCTCGTCCTGGGCCTGCTCACCAGCGGCCGCTGGGCCCACCGCACCGCCGAGCGGACGGCGGCGCGGCTGGAGACCTCCGAGATCCGGCAGGTGGTCGCCGCCGGCCGGTAGCCGCCCGCACACGCCGGAGCCGGCCCGGGTACGCGATCCCGGGCCGGCTCACTCGTGTCCGAGGGCTGCGCCTCAGTGGCGGGAGGCCTTCGCCAGCGCCGCGACGAAGGCGGGCGCGTCCACCGTGCCGACGCCGGTGGCCATGTCGTAGCCGTCGACGGCCTTGTAGCCGGTGACGCCCTGGTAGCTGTTGTCCGTACCGTCGTTGACGTCCACGATGCCGGTGCCCTTGTGCTTGGCCAGGCTGTAGAGCGCCGCGTTGATGTCGCCCACGCGGTGTCCGGCCACCTGGTCGGCGAGGGCCACGATGCCCGAGAAGAGCGGGCTGGCCTCGCTGGTGCCGCCGTAGACGTCCCAGCCGACCGCGGTCGGGTCGTAGCTGGAGTACACCCAGGCCCCGCCGTTGACCGCGGCGGCCATCGAGACGTCCGGGGTGCCGCGGCGGCTGCCGACGACCTTCTTCACCCCGTTCTGGAAGTCCGGCCGGGTGAAAACGTGGGACTGGCCGCCGCCGCCCGCGCCGTAGTCGTTGTAGACGCTGTCCGGCGCGATCCGCTTGCCCTGCTCGTCCAGGTGCAGCTGGGTGCCGCCGACGGAGGTCACCAGCGGGTCGGCGGAGGGCCAGGAGTTGACCCGCTCCTTGTAGTAGCCCTTGCCGTCCGCGGTGCTGTCGGTGGCGCCGCCGTCGCCGGAGGAGGCGAGCACGGTCACGTGCTTGCGGGCCGCGTCCTCGAAGGCGTACCGCAGGTTGCGGATGCTGGAGAAGTCGCCCTTGCCGAAGCCCGGGAAGGTGTTCTCCGTCGCGCCGAAGCTCTGCGTGATGACGTCGCCGACACCGTGGTCGATCAGGGACTTCTCGGCGCTCATCATCTCCGGCAGACCGGTGACGCCCTCGGTCTCGGCGACGCCGGTCTCCACCAGGACGATCTTCGCGCCCGGCGCCACCGCGTGCGCCATCTCGACGTCCAGGGTGGACTCGCCGGCCCAGCCCGTCATGTCGGAGTTCTTCGGGTCGAAGGGGGGCACCTTGCCCCACTTGACCACGTCGACCTTGGTGCTCGGCATGCCGAACTGCTTGCTGTAGACGTCCAGGTCGTGCTGGATCGTCGGGGAGCCGAACGAGTCGACGATGACGATCGTGCGCCCCTTGCCGGTGACGCCCTTGCGGTACAGCGAGTCGAGGTGGTACGCGGTGCGGTACTGCAACGGCGTGTAGCAGTTGATGTGCCACTTGGCCTGGCACTGCGCGATGGAGATCGGGCTGTCCACGTCGTGGGCCAGGGTGTGCCCGGCGACGGCCGGAGCCGCGAAGGTGTGCGGCACGGCGGCGGGGGCGGCGGCGACGCCTGCGGGGGCGGCGGTGGCCAGCGCGGCGGCGACGAGAGCGGCGGCGGTCGCGGTGGCGGCCGCGACGCCTCGCCCGGTACGGGCTATGTGCATGAAGTCCCCTGAGAGATGCGGTGTCGACCGAAGTGGTCGTGCGCATCCCATCGGGCGGGTCATGCACAGGACAACCCTGTTGAACCGTAGATGTCGAACCTTTTACCGAAAGCCCACCCGTACCCGGGGGACCGTTCAACTCCCCCGCGCCAGCAGGTGGAGCCGCTCCAGGCGCTCCCGCGACACCTCGTTGCCCGGCGTGTACGTCACCATCCGGAAGCCCGCCTCGGGGGCCAGCCACAGATCGGTGTGCTCCAGCGTCAGGTGGCCCACGTAGGGGTTGAGGAACTCCTTGGTCCTGGAGCGGTGGCGCACCACCTCGTAGCGCTCCCAGTGCTCCCGGAACACCGGCGACTCCTCCAGCCGCGCAAGCAGCATCTTCCAGGCGGGCTCCCCGAGATGACCGGCGAGGGAGGCGCGCAGCCGGGCGGCCATCAGCCGCTGGCTCTCCTCCAGGTGCACGATCGCCGCCTGCCAGTCGGCGTTGGTGTAGGCGAGCAGCACGCAGTTGCGGTCCTCGGGCGGGATCGCGTCCAGGTCGCCCATGAGGCGGCCGTAGGTCCGGTTGTAGGCGACGATGTCGTACCGGCTGTTCTGCACGGCGGCCGGGACCGGTTCGAGGCGCTCCAGCAGCTCCCGGATCGCCGGGGTGACGCTCGAACAACTCGCCGCGGGCGACGGGTCGTTGGCGCCGGCCAGCTGGAACAGGTGGGCGCGCTCGCCGGCGTCGAGCCGCAGGGTGCGCGCGAGGGCGTCGAGCACCTGCACGGAGACCTGGATGTTGCGGGCCTGTTCGAGCCAGGTGTACCAGGTGACGCCGACCGCGGACAGGTGCGCCACCTCCTCGCGGCGCAGCCCCGGCGTGCGCCGGCGGGGGCCGCGCGGCAGCCCGACCTGCTCGGGGCTGATGCGCTCGCGCCGGCTGCGCAGGAAGGCGGCCAGTTCGTGCCGCCGGATCTCCGCGCCCGCGGCGGCGGCGTCCTGCTGCCGGACGGTGACCGTGCTCGTCATGGTTCCAGGGTGCCGGTGCGGCCATCCTGTTTCCAGGTGGTGCTGGTACCAGGATGAGAACACTCTGGTACCCGTCTGGGCCGGGCCGCAGGCTCGGTGGCATGAGTGAGACCATCACCGCCGACGCCGTACGCCGGGCGACCGCGCCGCCCGCGCTCGGCGGGCTCGGACTGTTCACCGTTCTGCTGGCCGCGGCGCTGCCGCTGGTCGACTTCTTCATCGTCAACGTGGCCCTGCCGACCATGGGCGCGGACCTCCACGCGGGCGAGGCCGTGCTGGAGCTGGTGGTCGCGGGGTACGGGGTGGCGTACGCCGTGCTGCTGGTGCTCGGCGGCCGGCTCGGGGACCTGTTCGGCCGCCGCCGGCTGTTCCTCGGCGGCATGGCGGCCTTCGGGCTGACCTCGCTGGCCTGCGGACTCGCGCCCGGCGCCTGGCCGCTGGTGGCCGCGCGGGTGGCGCAGGGCGCCGCGGCCGCCGCGATGCTGCCGCAGGTCCTCGCCACCATCCAGTCCGCGACCCGCGGCGCGCGCCGGGCCAGGGCGATGAGCCTGTACGGCGCCACGGCCGGTCTGGCCATGGTGGCCGGGCAGATACTCGGCGGGGTCCTGGTCGCCGCCGACGTCGCCGGGACCGGCTGGCGGGCGGTGTTCCTGGTCAACGTGCCGGTGGTGGTCCTCGGGCTGGTCCTGGCCGTGCGGGTGATGCCCGAGACCCGCTCGCAGCACCCGGAGCCCGTGGACGGGCCCGGCACCGTGCTGCTCGGGCTGTCCCTGCTGACGCTGCTCGCCCCGCTCACCGAGGGCGAGGCGACGGGCTGGCCCCTGTGGACCTGGCTGTCGCTGGCCGCGTTCCCGTTCGCGGCGGCCGCCTTCTGGCTGGTGGAGCGGCGGGCGGACCGGGCGGGGCGGACCCCGCTGGTGCCGCCGAGCCTGCTGGGGCCGGCGTCGCTGCGGCGCGGGCTGGTGCTGATCGTGCCGTTCGCGGTCGGCTTCAGCGGCTTCATGTTCGTGATCGCGCTGGCGCTCCAGCAGGGTGCCCGGCTCGGTCCGGTGCCGGCCGGGCTCGCGCTGGCTCCGATGGCCGTGGTGTTCCTGTTCACCTCGCTCGCCGGGCCCCGGCTGATCGGCCGCTACGGCACCCGGGTGGTCAGCGCCGGGTCCCTCGTCCAGGGCGTCGGCGTGCTGCTGATCGCGCTCACCGTGTGGCGCCAGTGGCCGCACCTCGACGTGGTCGCGCTGGTGCCGGGGATGGCCGTGGCCGGGGCCGGTCAGGCGCTCCAACTCCCCAACGTCATGCGGATCGTGCTGTCCGAGGTGCCGCCGGCCCGGGCCGGGGTGGGCGGCGGGGTGATGGTCACCACCCAGCAGTCGGCGCTCGCCCTGGGCGTGGCCACGCTGGGCACGCTGTTCCTCGCGCTGGTCCCGCACCTGGGCATGCGCGACGCCCTGCTGATCACGCTGCTCGCGCAGGTGGGCGGGATCGCGCTGACGGGGCTGCTCGGACTGCGGCTGCCGCGGGCGGTCGGGGAGCTGCCGTAGGGCATCCGCGAGACGTCCGAGAGCCGTCCGTGAGGGGGCGGCGGCCCCGCGGAGCACCGGGGGCGCCCGCGGGGCGTCACCGGGCCACTACCCGGGCACCGCCGTACGGCGCAACCCGGGTCGGTGCCGCCCCCGCTCGCCCCGGGCCGGGAAAGGGCCTTCGGAAAACTCCCGCAATACGCCCCCGACCTGCGTGTACACAGATCACCGAGGGCGGTTACGCAGCGCTTCGAGTGGCCGACGGAGCGAAGTCGGGTCAGCCTGGATGACGTCCGATCGAGCGACGATCGAGCGACAGGAGAGAACCATGACCTCCGTACTCCGCCACCACCGCTACGGCCGTGCGCTGGGCACCGGCGCCATCACTGTGGCGCTGCTCTCCGGCGGTACGGCTGCAGCCTTCGCCGCCCCGACCCCCACCCCGAGCCCGACCCGCACGGGCATGTCCACCACGACGCCGAGCCCGATGCGCACCCGCACGGCTCCGATGCCGACCCGCACCGAGCGCCCGCGGGCGACGCGCACCGAGACCATGGCGCCGCGGCCGACGCGCACGGTCACGCGGGGCTCCATCACCGTCTCGACCCGTGAGGTGTCCGTGCGGCGCGGCCGCGCCGTGGCCTTCACCGGTCGCGTCCGGGACGTCCGGGCCGGCACCACGCTGGTCCTCCAGCGCCGGGTGAACGGCCACTGGACCACCCTGCGCACCACGGCTCTCGTCAACCGCAACGGCACCTTCACCATCCGCCGGACGTTCACCGCCCGGGGCACCGAGACGGTGCGCGTGGTGACCCGCGACGGCCGCGTCCAGTCCGCGGCGATCGTCGTCCGGGTCAGCTGAGACCCCGCACCAACAGGTCCACCAGGGCCGTGAATTCCTCGCCGACCCCGGGCCGGGTCCACTCCCTGGCGTAGCAGGGATCGTGGAAACGACCGGTGGCCTGGAAGACGGCCCGGGCCGCAACCGCCGGGTCGGGCACCGCGAAGGTGCCCGACCCGGCTCCTTCCGTGATGATGCGCGTCAGCTGCGCGGTCAGTTCGGCTATGTGCTCGCCGACGACCGCGCCGTTCTCGTCGGTCAGCACCGTGTACGTGGCGAACAGTTCCGGATCGTCGCCCGCCTTGTGCCGCTTGGCCTCGAACAGGGCGGTGAGCCAGTCCCGCAGCCGGGCCGCGGGGTCCCGCTCGGTCGCGTCGACGATCCGGGCGAGCTTCTCCGAGGTCCGGTCCAGCCAGCGCTTGGTGACCGCCTCGCGCAGCGCGGCCTTGGTGCGGAAGTGCCGGTAGACACTGCCGTGGCTGACGCCGAGCGCGCGGGCCACGTCCACCACGGTGGCCTTGGCCGGGCCGTGGCGGCGCAGCACCTCCTCGGTCGCTTCGAGGATGCGCTCGGCGGTCAGGGTCTCGCTGGTCGGTGCCATGTTCTAGACCGTACCCGGCGGCGGGATCAGCGCTCGCTGTCGAGGTGTGCCATCTGCGCGCTCGGGTAGCGGTCGCCGGCCGCCGCGTCCGCCGGCACGGCCTCCTCGATCGCCGCCAGGTCGGCCGCGTCCAGGGTGACCTCCAGCGCGCCCAGCGACTCGGCCAGCCGCTCGCGGGTGCGGGCGCCGATCAGCGGCACGATGTCGGTGCCGCGCGAGAGCACCCAGGCGATGGCGGTCTGCGCGACGGTGGCGCCCTTGCGCTCGGCGATCGCGCGCAGCGCGTCGACCAGGTTCAGGTTGTGCTGGAGGTTCTCGCCCTGGAAGCGGGGCGAGTGGGCGCGGAAGTCGTTCGCGGCCAGTTGCCGGTCGCGGCCGAAGTGGCCGGAGATCAGGCCGCGGGACAGCACGCCGTACGCGGTGACGCCGATGCCCAGTTCGCGGACGGTCGGCAGGATCTCCCGCTCGATGCCGCGCGAGATCAGCGAGTACTCGATCTGGAGGTCCGAGACCGGCGCGGTGGCGGCGGCCCGGCGGATGGTGTCGGCGCCGACCTCGCTGAGGCCGACGTGCCGCACGTACCCCTTCTCGATCAGTTCGGCGATGGCGCCGACGGTCTCCTCGATCGGCACGTCCGGGTCGATGCGGGCGATCCGGTAGACGTCGATGTGGTCGACGCCGAGGCGCTGGAGGGAGTAGGCGGCGAAGTTCTTCACGGCGGCGGGCCGGCCGTCGTAGCCGCTCCAGCCGCCGTCCGGGTCGCGCAGGGCGCCGAACTTCACGCTGACCAGGGCCTGTTCGCGGCGCGCGGCGGGTGCGGCGCGCAGGGCCTCGCCGATCAGCATCTCGTTGTGGCCCATGGCGTAGAAGTCGCCGGTGTCCAGCAGGGTGACGCCGGCCTCCAGGGCGGCGTGGATGGTCGCGATGGACTCGGCGCGGTCGGCGTCGCCGTACAGCGCGGACATGCCCATGCAGCCGAGGCCGAGGGCGGAGACGTGGGGACCGGTGGTGCCGAGAGAGCGGGTGTGCATCGTCGTC
This Streptomyces misionensis DNA region includes the following protein-coding sequences:
- a CDS encoding aldo/keto reductase, which codes for MTTTMHTRSLGTTGPHVSALGLGCMGMSALYGDADRAESIATIHAALEAGVTLLDTGDFYAMGHNEMLIGEALRAAPAARREQALVSVKFGALRDPDGGWSGYDGRPAAVKNFAAYSLQRLGVDHIDVYRIARIDPDVPIEETVGAIAELIEKGYVRHVGLSEVGADTIRRAAATAPVSDLQIEYSLISRGIEREILPTVRELGIGVTAYGVLSRGLISGHFGRDRQLAANDFRAHSPRFQGENLQHNLNLVDALRAIAERKGATVAQTAIAWVLSRGTDIVPLIGARTRERLAESLGALEVTLDAADLAAIEEAVPADAAAGDRYPSAQMAHLDSER